Proteins encoded within one genomic window of Pedobacter africanus:
- a CDS encoding dihydrodipicolinate synthase family protein: protein MENSQKGFIPVMLTPFSGDGAIDYAALTQLTEVYLKAGATGLFANCLSSEMFELSNDERLKVISHVIEVVDGAVPVVATGTFGGAIPGQADFVKRVNDLGTEAVIMIAGLLAEEQEADEVFDQRVFDLFDQTPGIPMGFYECPVPYKRTLNARQLQKFVESGRVIYHKDTCLDLGQIKEKLEVTAGYPKFGLYDAYMVHAVASLKAGSAGLSCIQGNYFPELIVWLCDHYNDALLAAEVNRVQQFLIDNMDVMHEVYPIVSKYFLQKRGLSISTFTRRDVGTFNNRIVKEVEALFQRYDLLRNDLDIKMLI from the coding sequence ATGGAAAACTCACAAAAAGGGTTCATCCCGGTCATGCTTACGCCTTTTTCTGGCGATGGAGCAATAGATTATGCCGCACTGACGCAGCTTACAGAAGTGTACTTAAAAGCAGGTGCAACCGGATTATTTGCCAATTGCCTATCGAGCGAAATGTTTGAATTGAGCAATGATGAAAGGCTTAAAGTGATCAGCCATGTAATCGAGGTTGTGGATGGGGCTGTACCAGTTGTAGCTACAGGTACATTTGGAGGTGCAATACCAGGACAGGCAGACTTTGTTAAAAGAGTAAATGACCTTGGAACTGAGGCTGTAATTATGATTGCAGGTTTATTGGCTGAAGAGCAGGAAGCAGATGAGGTATTTGATCAGCGTGTATTTGATCTGTTTGATCAGACTCCAGGTATTCCCATGGGCTTTTATGAATGCCCTGTGCCTTATAAAAGAACATTAAACGCCAGGCAATTGCAAAAGTTTGTGGAAAGTGGAAGAGTGATTTACCATAAAGATACCTGTCTGGATCTTGGGCAGATTAAAGAAAAGCTGGAAGTAACAGCAGGCTATCCTAAGTTTGGTTTGTACGATGCTTATATGGTGCATGCTGTAGCATCTTTAAAAGCCGGATCGGCAGGACTGTCCTGCATTCAGGGTAACTATTTTCCTGAGCTGATTGTGTGGCTGTGCGATCATTACAATGATGCCTTGTTAGCTGCAGAGGTGAACAGGGTGCAGCAGTTTCTGATCGACAACATGGATGTGATGCATGAGGTTTATCCCATAGTTTCTAAATATTTTCTGCAAAAAAGAGGACTCAGCATTTCCACATTTACCAGGAGGGATGTGGGCACATTCAATAACAGGATTGTAAAAGAAGTAGAGGCTTTGTTTCAGCGTTACGATCTGCTAAGAAATGATCTTGATATTAAAATGTTGATCTAG
- a CDS encoding sodium:solute symporter translates to MKGLPVFDLVIIVIYLIGMILVGIYFSRNNKNSDQFTKASGLIPGWAIGLSIYATFLSSNTFLGVPGKAFGSNWNAFVFSLSMPLAAWVASRYFVPFYRSTGEISAYTHLEHRFGAWARTYAVVCFLLTQLARMGSIFFGIALSLQALTGYSMQMIMIVMGICIIIYTVMGGIEAVIWTEVVQAVVKTFGALLILYLIVSNMPGGVSKIIEIGKSAGKFSLGSFSPDFISSSFWVVLLYGFFINLNNFGMDQNYVQRYHTASSSKAASKSIWLCVWLYVPASLMFFIIGSALYAYYEVNPELVQAVKHQVAVERLPLQASAAQILELEKTLQPADYGDKIMPHFMVTKIPAGLVGLIVSAILSAAMSTISSGMNSSATVFTVDIYKRYFKPGITEQQNLRLLHLATVAFGLLGMGAGIAMIGVKSILDVWWELSGIFAAGMLGLFLLGMISRQTKNHEALLATLIGIAVIVWMTFSAQLPQQYEFLRSPLHKNMIIVIGTLSIFLAGILLTKLKNKNLKTAD, encoded by the coding sequence ATGAAGGGGCTCCCCGTTTTCGATCTTGTGATAATCGTCATTTACCTTATCGGGATGATATTGGTAGGGATTTATTTTTCCCGAAACAACAAAAATTCTGATCAATTCACCAAAGCGTCCGGACTTATACCCGGTTGGGCAATAGGCCTTTCCATATACGCTACTTTTTTGAGCAGCAACACTTTTCTGGGGGTTCCGGGTAAAGCTTTTGGCAGTAACTGGAATGCTTTTGTATTTAGTTTATCCATGCCATTGGCCGCATGGGTGGCTTCCAGGTATTTTGTTCCATTTTACCGCAGTACCGGAGAAATTTCGGCTTATACGCATCTGGAACATCGCTTCGGTGCCTGGGCACGTACCTATGCAGTGGTCTGTTTCCTGCTCACGCAGCTGGCCCGTATGGGTTCTATATTTTTTGGGATTGCTTTAAGTCTGCAGGCGCTTACGGGGTATTCTATGCAGATGATCATGATCGTGATGGGTATTTGCATCATTATTTATACGGTAATGGGTGGGATTGAGGCCGTGATCTGGACCGAGGTGGTGCAGGCAGTGGTCAAAACATTTGGCGCATTGCTTATTCTTTACCTGATTGTCAGCAATATGCCAGGAGGTGTTTCTAAGATAATCGAGATCGGGAAGTCGGCCGGCAAGTTTAGTCTGGGTAGTTTTTCTCCCGATTTTATCAGTTCCTCTTTCTGGGTGGTGTTGTTATATGGTTTTTTTATCAACCTGAATAACTTTGGAATGGACCAGAACTACGTGCAGCGCTACCATACCGCATCTTCATCAAAAGCAGCATCCAAATCTATCTGGCTGTGCGTATGGCTGTATGTGCCTGCCTCGCTCATGTTCTTTATCATTGGTTCAGCGCTATATGCCTACTACGAGGTGAATCCTGAGCTGGTGCAGGCAGTCAAACATCAGGTAGCGGTAGAAAGGTTGCCACTGCAGGCATCGGCTGCCCAAATACTGGAACTGGAAAAGACACTCCAGCCTGCGGATTATGGTGATAAGATCATGCCTCATTTTATGGTAACCAAAATACCTGCAGGCCTGGTAGGGCTGATTGTTTCGGCTATCCTTTCTGCGGCGATGAGTACGATCAGTTCAGGGATGAATTCATCGGCCACTGTTTTTACGGTTGATATTTACAAGCGGTACTTTAAACCAGGCATTACAGAGCAGCAAAACCTGCGCTTGCTGCATCTGGCTACAGTGGCTTTTGGCTTATTGGGCATGGGGGCCGGAATTGCCATGATAGGGGTAAAAAGTATACTGGATGTGTGGTGGGAGTTGTCGGGCATTTTTGCTGCCGGGATGCTGGGCTTGTTCCTGCTGGGGATGATCAGCCGGCAAACCAAAAACCATGAAGCTCTTCTGGCAACGCTCATCGGTATAGCGGTAATTGTATGGATGACTTTTTCTGCACAACTGCCGCAACAATATGAGTTTTTAAGAAGCCCCCTGCATAAAAATATGATCATCGTAATCGGTACACTCAGCATTTTCCTTGCGGGTATATTGCTTACAAAATTGAAGAATAAGAATTTAAAAACCGCTGATTGA
- a CDS encoding AraC family transcriptional regulator yields the protein MKPHFHKIPGSPQSSFSIRHDVKSDFGNIWHYHPELELHYVIKGEGVRFIGDNISNFTAGEMILLGENLPHTWRCKDEYFQSNPDLNVEAMVIQFLPDCLGKYLLTLPEAYLIPKLFEKAKSGMVINGKAKQKIAQLMSSSIEATNLDRIIILLTILKTLAETDEYSSIVTGKNTFYQSNESETQRINKICTYTMTNYKKDITLEEIASLSNLSITSFCRYFKLMTKKTYYDFLIEIRISHACRFLIENKLPTEMICFDCGFNNVSNFYRHFKKVTGLTPLDYKRKYLNE from the coding sequence ATGAAGCCTCATTTTCACAAAATCCCCGGCTCGCCTCAAAGCTCGTTTAGTATCCGTCACGACGTTAAATCCGATTTCGGGAACATCTGGCATTACCATCCTGAACTTGAACTTCACTATGTCATAAAAGGTGAAGGCGTACGGTTTATTGGCGACAACATCAGTAATTTTACAGCAGGAGAAATGATCCTTCTTGGTGAAAACCTGCCACATACCTGGCGCTGCAAGGATGAATATTTTCAAAGCAACCCGGATTTGAATGTGGAAGCGATGGTAATCCAGTTCCTGCCGGACTGCCTGGGAAAATACCTGCTTACCCTTCCTGAAGCCTACCTGATCCCCAAGCTGTTTGAAAAAGCCAAAAGCGGAATGGTTATCAATGGTAAAGCAAAGCAAAAAATTGCCCAGCTGATGAGCTCTTCTATAGAAGCGACCAACCTTGATCGTATCATTATATTGTTAACCATATTGAAGACCCTGGCAGAAACAGACGAGTATTCCAGCATTGTAACCGGAAAAAACACTTTTTACCAGAGCAATGAGTCGGAGACGCAGCGCATCAACAAAATCTGTACTTATACCATGACCAACTATAAAAAGGACATCACATTGGAAGAAATAGCATCGCTGAGTAACCTGAGTATCACTTCTTTTTGCCGGTACTTTAAACTGATGACCAAAAAAACCTATTATGATTTCCTGATTGAGATCCGCATAAGCCATGCCTGCCGTTTTTTAATTGAAAATAAACTGCCTACCGAAATGATCTGTTTTGACTGCGGGTTTAACAATGTATCTAATTTTTACCGGCATTTTAAAAAGGTAACAGGGCTAACCCCGCTTGATTACAAACGAAAATACCTGAATGAATAG
- a CDS encoding DUF3826 domain-containing protein, with the protein MKRVYLFMSLVLYCVAGAFAQQPGLPAEKEAYMEVITQRAAKITAALQLNDVARQEKVANIIRDQYSNLNDIYTERDAALKVIKEKLQDKAAIETAVKAQAVKTDAKLAKLHKKYLSKLSSQLNEEQIEQVKNGMTYNVLPNTYKAYQEQILTLTDDQKKQILAWLTEAREHAIDAESAEKKHAWFGKYKGRINNYLSAAGYDLKKEGAEWEKRRKAAAAKVN; encoded by the coding sequence ATGAAACGAGTTTATCTATTCATGTCATTGGTGCTCTACTGTGTTGCCGGTGCATTTGCACAGCAACCTGGCCTACCGGCAGAAAAAGAAGCCTATATGGAGGTTATTACCCAACGTGCTGCAAAAATCACAGCTGCACTTCAGCTCAATGATGTTGCCAGACAGGAAAAGGTAGCAAATATCATCAGAGACCAGTACAGCAACCTTAACGATATTTACACCGAACGTGATGCAGCTCTGAAAGTGATTAAGGAGAAACTACAGGATAAAGCGGCAATAGAAACTGCTGTAAAAGCGCAGGCCGTTAAAACGGATGCAAAACTGGCTAAACTCCACAAAAAATACCTGTCTAAACTTTCATCGCAGCTGAATGAAGAACAGATAGAACAGGTTAAAAATGGCATGACCTATAATGTGCTGCCAAATACCTATAAAGCATATCAGGAACAGATACTGACTTTGACCGATGACCAGAAAAAACAAATTCTGGCATGGCTTACAGAGGCACGCGAGCATGCCATTGACGCGGAGTCGGCAGAGAAGAAACATGCCTGGTTTGGCAAATATAAAGGGAGGATCAACAATTACCTTTCAGCTGCGGGCTATGACCTGAAAAAGGAGGGGGCCGAGTGGGAGAAGAGAAGAAAGGCAGCCGCTGCAAAAGTAAATTAA
- a CDS encoding malectin domain-containing carbohydrate-binding protein, producing the protein MMKRKLSAFLICFLITSTGFTQTGLRKSISLNNKWQTVANDTDIKAYKGFEAPGFNDKSWKTVNVPHNWDQYEGYRRLLHGNRHGYAWYRKTFVHRENKAGKRFFIYFEGVGSYATIWLNGKQVGYHAGGRTTFTLDVTEGIKLNGEPNVLAVRADHPANIRDLPWVDGGCSTERGFSEGSQPMGIFRPVQLMVTGDVRIEPFGVHVWNDNKVSEKSAVLQMETTLKNYSGAVRTITLSSQLFDRSGKKIAEIKTAEKLMPGAVLELKQQTEAFKNVRLWSLEDPYLYTLKTTITEGNKIIDELHTPYGIRWISWPVGENPADSKRFLLNGKPVFINGVAEYEHLLGQSHAFSDEQIRSRVMQIRAAGFNAFRDAHQPHNLLYQEYWDKLGILSWTQMAAHIWYDTPEFRRNFKNLLTDWVKERRNSPSVVLWGLENESTLPEDFARECTELIRQLDPTASSQRKVTTCNGGKGTDWDVPQNWTGTYGGDPLAYGEDVQRQVLIGEYGAWRTLDLHTEGPFMQKGPYSENNMSQLMETKIRLAEAVKDKTAGHFFWLFSSHDNPGRVQGGEGLRELDRIGPVNYKGMFTPWEEPLDVFYMFRANYAPKTTEPMVYIVSHTWPARWLKPGIKDSITVYSNCDEVELFNDVDEISLGKRKRAGTGTHFQWDGADIRYNVLYAIGYVNGKAVAKDYIVLSHLPEAPHFNEFNRTSANVTKGAGGYHYLYRVNCGGPEYKDRNGQIWLADRALVRGSFGSKSWTNAFPGIPAFFASQRRTFDPIRGAEDWPLFQTFRYGRDQLTYHFPVPDGEYLIELYFIEPWLGTGGGMDASGMRLFDVAVNGNTVFRNVDIWKEAGHDAALKKTIKAEVKGGMLVISFPQVKSGQALISAIAIATLNKNIRPAPEPASIVTAAKGMKAATWMDLGERHYADEKVSFVSLPSALYGAEWLQTANRRAEALQFKVNTDADVYLAVDAAAQPGWLKDYEDTRNSITNSIGTTFKVYRKAFLKGALVQLPPKASNASGYTIAVVPKTNMQPAYDLKNITTYKAIDAGLKGSGLVKEVLMEKERVTFKKPKDDVLEFVINVGVADTYSLTLKYHNPFEHLLKGKIELLTMDGVVLKAAERIEFNPTKKGKWNYFSTNTGTMINAGSYRVRLIADDASGLSVDALDVQ; encoded by the coding sequence ATGATGAAAAGAAAGCTGAGCGCTTTTCTGATTTGCTTTTTGATAACAAGTACAGGATTTACACAAACAGGATTGCGTAAAAGTATTTCATTGAACAATAAGTGGCAGACTGTTGCCAATGATACCGACATTAAAGCATACAAGGGTTTTGAGGCCCCAGGATTTAATGATAAATCCTGGAAAACAGTAAATGTTCCGCACAACTGGGACCAGTATGAAGGCTACCGCCGGCTGCTGCACGGCAACAGACATGGTTATGCCTGGTACCGTAAAACATTTGTGCACAGGGAAAATAAAGCCGGCAAGCGGTTTTTTATATATTTCGAAGGGGTAGGTTCTTATGCCACCATATGGCTCAATGGCAAACAGGTGGGCTATCATGCCGGAGGGCGAACGACCTTTACACTGGATGTAACGGAGGGTATAAAGCTGAACGGTGAGCCCAATGTCCTCGCTGTTCGCGCAGATCACCCGGCAAATATCAGGGACCTGCCCTGGGTAGACGGGGGCTGTTCTACGGAAAGGGGATTTTCTGAAGGTTCACAGCCCATGGGGATTTTCAGGCCGGTGCAATTGATGGTAACCGGGGATGTCAGGATTGAGCCTTTTGGAGTACATGTGTGGAACGACAATAAAGTCTCAGAAAAGTCAGCCGTGTTGCAGATGGAGACCACACTTAAAAACTATAGCGGAGCAGTGCGGACCATTACGCTCAGCAGCCAGCTGTTTGATCGGTCGGGTAAAAAAATAGCTGAAATTAAAACAGCTGAAAAACTTATGCCAGGTGCCGTTCTTGAGCTTAAGCAACAAACGGAAGCATTTAAAAATGTACGGTTATGGTCGCTTGAAGATCCTTATCTCTATACTTTAAAGACTACCATAACCGAAGGGAATAAAATAATTGATGAGTTGCATACGCCTTATGGCATCCGCTGGATCAGCTGGCCTGTAGGCGAAAATCCAGCCGATAGCAAACGCTTTCTGCTGAATGGTAAACCTGTTTTTATTAATGGTGTTGCCGAATATGAACACCTGTTAGGACAAAGCCATGCCTTTAGTGATGAGCAGATCCGTTCGCGTGTGATGCAGATCAGGGCTGCCGGATTTAATGCTTTCAGGGATGCGCACCAGCCGCATAATCTCCTTTATCAGGAGTATTGGGATAAGCTGGGCATCTTATCCTGGACACAAATGGCTGCCCATATCTGGTACGACACACCTGAATTCAGAAGGAATTTCAAGAACTTGCTTACTGACTGGGTAAAAGAACGCAGAAACAGTCCTTCTGTGGTATTGTGGGGACTGGAAAATGAAAGTACGCTGCCCGAGGATTTTGCCCGGGAATGCACGGAACTGATCCGACAGCTGGATCCTACAGCTTCTTCACAAAGAAAAGTGACCACCTGTAATGGCGGTAAAGGGACGGATTGGGACGTACCACAAAACTGGACAGGGACCTATGGCGGTGACCCGCTAGCTTATGGCGAAGATGTACAACGACAGGTGTTAATTGGTGAATATGGTGCCTGGCGTACCTTAGACCTCCACACCGAAGGGCCCTTTATGCAGAAAGGTCCCTATAGCGAGAACAACATGAGCCAGCTGATGGAAACCAAGATACGGCTGGCAGAAGCTGTGAAAGACAAAACAGCGGGGCACTTTTTCTGGTTGTTCAGCTCACATGACAATCCGGGCCGGGTGCAGGGGGGCGAAGGTCTAAGGGAACTGGACCGGATAGGACCCGTGAATTACAAGGGGATGTTTACCCCATGGGAAGAGCCTTTGGATGTTTTTTATATGTTCAGGGCAAATTATGCGCCTAAAACAACTGAGCCAATGGTGTATATCGTGTCCCATACCTGGCCGGCACGCTGGCTGAAACCGGGTATTAAAGACAGCATCACCGTATATTCCAATTGCGATGAGGTAGAATTATTTAATGATGTGGATGAAATATCTCTTGGAAAAAGAAAACGTGCTGGAACCGGTACCCATTTTCAGTGGGATGGTGCAGATATCCGCTATAATGTACTGTATGCCATAGGATATGTAAACGGAAAAGCAGTTGCCAAAGACTACATTGTTTTAAGTCATTTACCCGAAGCACCCCATTTTAACGAATTTAATAGAACATCGGCAAATGTGACCAAAGGAGCCGGGGGCTACCATTATCTGTACCGGGTAAACTGCGGCGGACCGGAATATAAAGACCGGAACGGACAGATTTGGCTGGCCGACAGGGCCCTGGTTAGGGGCAGCTTTGGCTCCAAATCCTGGACGAACGCGTTCCCGGGAATACCGGCATTTTTCGCCAGTCAGCGCCGCACCTTTGATCCCATCAGGGGAGCGGAAGACTGGCCCTTGTTTCAGACCTTTCGATATGGACGAGATCAGCTTACCTATCATTTTCCTGTACCCGACGGGGAGTACCTGATTGAACTGTATTTTATAGAACCCTGGCTGGGCACCGGGGGAGGGATGGATGCAAGCGGCATGCGCTTGTTTGATGTAGCGGTAAATGGTAATACGGTATTCAGAAATGTGGATATATGGAAGGAAGCGGGGCATGATGCCGCTTTGAAAAAGACCATAAAAGCTGAGGTTAAAGGTGGCATGCTGGTCATCTCCTTCCCGCAGGTAAAATCCGGTCAGGCTTTAATTTCAGCTATTGCCATCGCTACGCTAAATAAAAATATTCGCCCGGCACCCGAGCCGGCTTCTATTGTTACGGCTGCAAAAGGTATGAAGGCCGCGACCTGGATGGATTTGGGCGAACGGCATTATGCGGATGAAAAGGTGTCCTTTGTTTCCCTGCCTTCAGCCTTATATGGTGCAGAGTGGCTGCAAACGGCAAACCGCCGGGCAGAGGCATTGCAGTTTAAAGTCAACACAGATGCGGATGTTTACCTGGCGGTGGATGCTGCAGCACAGCCTGGCTGGTTAAAAGACTACGAAGATACCCGGAACAGCATCACCAACAGCATTGGCACCACCTTTAAGGTGTACCGCAAAGCATTCTTAAAAGGAGCCCTTGTGCAGTTGCCGCCGAAGGCCTCAAATGCCAGCGGGTATACGATTGCAGTTGTACCTAAAACCAATATGCAACCCGCCTATGACCTGAAAAACATTACGACTTATAAAGCCATTGATGCCGGTTTAAAAGGGAGCGGACTGGTTAAGGAGGTCTTGATGGAAAAAGAACGCGTTACCTTTAAAAAACCGAAAGACGATGTATTGGAGTTCGTCATTAATGTAGGCGTGGCTGATACCTATTCACTTACCCTGAAATACCACAATCCTTTTGAACATCTCCTGAAGGGCAAAATAGAACTGCTTACAATGGATGGAGTGGTACTTAAGGCTGCAGAACGGATTGAATTCAATCCCACCAAAAAAGGCAAATGGAATTACTTCAGTACCAATACCGGGACAATGATCAATGCCGGGAGTTATCGGGTCCGTCTGATCGCTGATGACGCATCAGGCTTGAGTGTCGATGCCCTTGATGTACAATAG
- a CDS encoding SusC/RagA family TonB-linked outer membrane protein: MNFKLLRTLNGIMLLSLLFCASSYAQVKKITGKVTDGSDGGPIPGVNVSIKGKPSNVSTNADGIYTIQADPATDVLVFSYIGYTRQTISLTGRSTLNVALASSNADLDEVIVVGYGTKKKSEILGSVANIKAEDIQDLPVPNIAAALRNRLPGVGVNAVSGKPGSSITINIRNSTRSESAQLLGVTSEPLYVIDGITVTRDEFDNIDPTMVEDISFLKDASAAIYGASGAKGVVLVTTKKGRKGKPQISYTGFRGVSDNASNVDMLSAYDHAVLLNDGFRVANASASAFFSDADLELLKNNKIKGWFDELWKTSAVNRHNMNISGGSDAITFFAGGNYYDESGNYGGIKYSKYAFRSGMTAKIIDGLNATVTLNADFSKKTSDTYKNGGENDQAFFQQLITTPKWVPMQIDGKPVNYNNKTNPYGVMQAGNNIWDKSQGLALNASVDYKPKFIPGLTARVQFGKNNRSGNNNQYIPAYNVYNFQMTGNNSLLYTNTLATVDPVIQAISPANAQLLTGTSLGSSYQAIASLSYDKAIGKHNLNIMTAFDQSEGLNESLQVYWRNQVLENIDEYWGFDRSSFTLQNKSVFESVQRSYIGRLNYDYNKKYFVEAIARADASSNFAPGNRWGVFPSLGLGWAISEEEFFKQNVKFVNRLKVRANYGLVGESRVNARLWQYRYIVDPNGYLYNETLTGGANPSAMPNPDITWEKARTLNLGLDASLLDNKINFTYEFYHRYSYDAYDTGSNENFPMYAGFEAPTINYQQRTSWGSEFSIGYRTKLGTNWGISTDVMFGFSNNRIDRMFYNEFQLWDITYPDLKYQFGTDSKKYNSANYGLISKGMFRTQAEVDAFLNENPTYTINNKIPQVGWLYYEDTNGDGKITEKDQVPMFNNTNSFGVGFNVGVTYKTFSLSTNFVTRFGGKEFYDSKSKAPASTTVNVPAYWKDHWTPENPNAKFPRYDDASIGAGWNSDFWAVSGTMIRINSMTLTYKMPKSFLNKIGIADSRLVLTGNNLWTIINPLKYKDPYSSTIYDYPTLRTISLGLNVSL; this comes from the coding sequence ATGAACTTTAAACTTTTACGAACGTTAAACGGGATAATGCTATTGTCCTTGCTTTTTTGTGCTTCGTCGTATGCGCAAGTAAAGAAAATTACCGGTAAAGTTACCGACGGTAGTGATGGCGGGCCAATACCCGGAGTAAACGTCAGCATTAAGGGTAAACCCAGCAATGTAAGTACCAATGCTGACGGTATCTATACCATTCAGGCCGATCCGGCAACTGATGTGCTTGTATTCTCTTATATCGGCTACACCAGGCAAACCATTTCCCTTACAGGCAGGTCTACATTGAACGTTGCGCTGGCTTCTTCAAACGCTGACCTCGATGAGGTGATTGTAGTGGGCTATGGTACCAAGAAGAAATCCGAGATTCTGGGCTCTGTTGCAAATATCAAAGCTGAGGACATTCAGGATCTTCCAGTACCCAATATCGCAGCTGCGTTAAGAAACAGGTTGCCAGGTGTTGGTGTAAATGCAGTTTCTGGAAAGCCTGGTTCTTCAATTACCATTAACATTCGGAATTCGACACGATCGGAATCTGCCCAGCTACTTGGTGTGACCAGTGAGCCTTTATACGTAATTGACGGGATTACGGTTACCAGAGATGAATTTGATAATATTGATCCTACAATGGTTGAAGATATCTCTTTTCTTAAGGATGCTTCGGCAGCTATATATGGTGCTTCAGGTGCTAAAGGGGTAGTCTTAGTTACAACAAAAAAAGGTCGCAAAGGTAAGCCTCAAATTTCTTATACTGGGTTTAGGGGGGTATCAGATAATGCTTCGAACGTAGATATGCTGTCTGCTTACGATCACGCAGTCCTGTTGAATGATGGTTTTCGAGTTGCCAATGCAAGTGCATCTGCATTCTTTTCAGACGCGGACTTGGAGTTGTTAAAGAATAATAAGATAAAAGGATGGTTTGATGAACTATGGAAGACTTCTGCAGTAAACCGCCATAACATGAATATTTCTGGTGGATCTGATGCCATTACGTTCTTTGCCGGGGGAAATTACTATGACGAATCTGGGAATTATGGGGGTATCAAATACAGCAAATACGCATTCCGTTCGGGAATGACGGCAAAGATCATCGACGGGTTAAATGCAACAGTGACCTTAAATGCCGACTTTTCCAAAAAAACAAGTGACACCTACAAAAATGGTGGTGAAAATGATCAGGCATTCTTTCAACAACTAATTACCACACCTAAATGGGTACCTATGCAAATTGATGGTAAACCGGTAAATTATAACAATAAAACAAATCCATATGGAGTAATGCAGGCGGGTAACAACATATGGGATAAATCTCAAGGCTTAGCTTTAAATGCTTCGGTTGATTACAAACCCAAATTCATTCCGGGTTTAACCGCCAGGGTGCAGTTTGGTAAAAATAATCGAAGCGGTAACAATAATCAGTACATTCCTGCCTATAACGTATATAATTTCCAGATGACAGGAAATAACAGTTTATTATACACCAATACACTTGCAACTGTAGATCCGGTTATACAAGCTATTAGTCCTGCAAACGCACAGTTGCTTACGGGTACAAGTCTTGGATCCAGTTATCAGGCAATAGCTTCTCTGAGTTACGATAAAGCAATTGGTAAACATAATTTGAATATAATGACAGCGTTCGATCAATCAGAAGGGCTTAATGAAAGCCTTCAGGTTTACTGGAGAAACCAGGTTCTCGAAAATATTGACGAATACTGGGGTTTTGACAGATCGTCTTTTACTTTGCAAAATAAAAGTGTTTTCGAAAGCGTACAGCGGTCCTATATCGGTAGGTTAAATTACGATTATAATAAAAAATATTTCGTTGAAGCCATAGCACGTGCTGATGCCTCTTCTAATTTTGCGCCTGGTAATCGTTGGGGGGTATTTCCAAGTCTGGGCTTAGGATGGGCAATTAGTGAGGAAGAATTTTTTAAGCAGAATGTAAAATTTGTTAACCGTTTAAAAGTTAGGGCAAATTATGGTTTGGTAGGTGAGAGCCGTGTAAACGCACGTTTATGGCAGTACCGTTATATTGTGGATCCTAATGGTTATCTGTATAATGAAACACTAACGGGAGGGGCAAACCCATCCGCAATGCCCAATCCAGATATTACCTGGGAAAAGGCCCGTACGCTTAATCTTGGATTGGATGCTTCCCTTTTAGATAACAAGATTAATTTTACTTACGAATTTTACCATAGATATTCTTACGATGCCTATGATACAGGGAGTAACGAGAACTTTCCGATGTATGCAGGTTTTGAGGCCCCCACTATCAATTACCAGCAACGAACCAGTTGGGGATCCGAATTTAGTATTGGCTACCGAACCAAACTTGGTACAAACTGGGGTATCAGTACTGATGTAATGTTTGGTTTTTCAAATAACCGTATTGACAGGATGTTTTATAACGAATTTCAGTTATGGGATATCACTTATCCCGACCTGAAATATCAATTTGGTACAGATTCAAAAAAATACAATAGTGCTAATTACGGACTGATCTCAAAGGGCATGTTCCGTACCCAGGCAGAAGTTGATGCTTTCCTGAATGAAAATCCAACCTATACCATAAATAATAAAATACCTCAAGTAGGATGGCTGTATTATGAAGATACAAATGGTGATGGTAAAATAACAGAAAAAGACCAGGTTCCGATGTTCAATAACACCAATTCGTTCGGCGTTGGTTTCAATGTAGGAGTAACTTATAAAACTTTTAGCCTGAGCACTAACTTTGTCACCAGGTTTGGGGGCAAGGAATTCTACGACAGTAAATCAAAAGCACCTGCGAGTACTACAGTAAATGTACCCGCATATTGGAAGGACCATTGGACGCCAGAAAATCCAAATGCGAAATTTCCAAGATATGACGATGCTTCCATAGGGGCAGGTTGGAACTCTGATTTCTGGGCTGTAAGTGGCACTATGATCCGGATAAACAGCATGACATTGACCTATAAGATGCCAAAGTCTTTCCTTAACAAAATTGGTATAGCAGATTCCAGACTGGTATTAACAGGGAATAATCTTTGGACAATCATTAATCCTCTAAAATATAAAGACCCGTATTCTTCCACAATATATGATTATCCTACTTTGAGGACAATATCTCTTGGGCTAAACGTAAGCTTATAA